The segment GTCCGCGGTGGCGACGGCCTCCCGGTGCCCATCTCCGTTCAGGTCCGGGAGCCGGTAGGTCAGACTCACGAAGGGCTCCTCGCGCAACGGCTCGGCGGACAGGAGGCCCTCGCACGCGAACGTGCTGCCCGTCTTGCAGCCCAGGAAGTACGCGCGGCGGATCCTGCTCTCGTCCTGGTTCATGAGCACGTCGACGGCGCCGTCGCCGTTCAGGTCGCCCACCACCTCGATGGAGTAGTAGCCCGGCAGGGAGCGCACGAGGGTGAAGGGGCCCTGCTCCGAGCCCGGGGTCGCCCGGTAGAAGCTCGTTTCGGTGGAGCGACCGACGATGAGGTCATCGCGTCCATCCCCATCCAGGTCCGCGAAGAGGCTGCTGAGGAAGAGGCCATTGCCCGGCGCACGGAAGGCCGGCGAGGCCAGCATCGCCTTCAGGTCCGCCTGCCCCAGGAACACCTGGCTGCCGAAGCGCGCCTGGACGAGCAGGTCCGCGAACCCATCCCCATTCACCTCGCCCACCCGCATGCGCAGCTGCGTCCCGGAGGTCTGTGGATGCGTGTTCGTCCAGCTCATCCGCGCGGACGTGGCCTCGGTAGCGAAGTAGGGAGGCTGCCCCGGGAAGATGTACACGCCTCCGGGATGGCGCGTGGGGGCGAGCAGCACCTGGCAGGGGATGGAGCCGACCACCAGGTCCTTCTGGCCATCGCCATTGAAGTCCGCGAGCGCCACCGAGCCGCCGAAGCACTCCCCCGCCTCGGTCATGGTCCCCTTCACCTGCCACAGCGGAGTCTCCGACAACTCGGGGCCCGGCTCGGGCTCGGGGTCCGGGTCATCACAACCGCCCAGGACGGCCAGCAACGTGGAAACCGATATGACGAAGGACAGACGCATCACGGACGCTCCTCTCAAGCGCTCCGGCGCAAGAGCCCCCGGCCGGGAGTCGTGAGGCGCAAGAGGCTATGTCCGTCATCGTCGGCCCGTTTCCGATGCTTGCCGGATGAAGGGCATCTGGGGCCCGTCGTGTCCGTGCGGGCACGCGAAGCGGACAGGGTCATCACCGCCTCGTGGCGCGTGGCGCTCGCGAAGCCCCACTGTTCGACGAGCAACCTGCCGTGCAGGAGCGCTGGCGCATCCCGTGCGCAGGCGTCACCTTCCCGTGTGGCCCTCCCGCGTCGGAGGACGCCCCGAGACCATGGCTCCGTCCGCCGCGACCACCACCGCCGCGCCCTTCACGTTCACCCGTGCACAGAGGGTGTTCACGATGTCGGGCGCGCTGCTCGGGCTGCTGCTCGCGGCGCTGGACCAGACGATTGTCGCCACGGCGGGGCCCTCCATCCAGGCGGACCTGGGCATCTCCCCCGCGCTCTATCCGTGGCTGACGACGTCGTACCTGGTCGCGTCGACGATGATGGTGCCCGTGTGGGGGAAGCTGTCGGACCTGCTGGGCCGGCGCACGGTGCTGGCGGCGGGCATCGTCGTGTTCCTCCTGGGCAGCTTCCTGTGCGGCGTGTCGCGCTCGACGCTGACGCTCATCCTGTATCGCGCGGTGCAGGGAGTGGGCAGCGCGGCGCTCTTCACCGCGTCGCTGTCGGTGGTGGCGGACCTGTATCCGCCGCGCGAGCGAGGCAAGTACCAGGGCCTGTTCGGCGCGATGTTCGGCCTGTCGAGCGTGGTGGGTCCGCTGGCCGGAGGCTTCATCACGGACCGGCTGGGCTGGCACTGGGTGTTCTTCATCAACCTGCCCGTGGGCGCGGTGGCGCTCGCGCTCGTGCTCCTGCGCATGCCGGCGCTCAAGCCTCCGGGAGCGTCTCGCGGGAAGCTGGATGTGACGGGCGCGGTGCTGCTGGCGCTGGCGGTGGTGCCGCTCTTGCTCGCGCTCAGCCTGGGGCGTGGCGCGGAGCAGGTGGCGCACGGTGGCGGCTGGACGTGGGGTTCGTGGCAGGTGCTGGGGTTGTTCGCGCTCGCGGCGGTGGGGACGGTGTTGTTCCTGCGCGAGGAGAAGCGCGCGCACGAGCCGCTGCTGGACTTGAAGCTGTTCCAGGACCGGACGTTCGCGATGGGGAACGCGGCGGTGTTCATCATCGGCGCGGTGTTCCTGTCGGGCGTGGTGTTCCTGCCGCTGTTCATGGTGAACGTGGTGGGGCTGTCGGCCACGCACTCGGGGCTGACGCTGACGCCGCTGACGTTGGGGGTGGTGGCGGGCAACATCCTCAGCGGGCAGTTGGTGT is part of the Myxococcus fulvus genome and harbors:
- a CDS encoding MDR family MFS transporter, giving the protein MAPSAATTTAAPFTFTRAQRVFTMSGALLGLLLAALDQTIVATAGPSIQADLGISPALYPWLTTSYLVASTMMVPVWGKLSDLLGRRTVLAAGIVVFLLGSFLCGVSRSTLTLILYRAVQGVGSAALFTASLSVVADLYPPRERGKYQGLFGAMFGLSSVVGPLAGGFITDRLGWHWVFFINLPVGAVALALVLLRMPALKPPGASRGKLDVTGAVLLALAVVPLLLALSLGRGAEQVAHGGGWTWGSWQVLGLFALAAVGTVLFLREEKRAHEPLLDLKLFQDRTFAMGNAAVFIIGAVFLSGVVFLPLFMVNVVGLSATHSGLTLTPLTLGVVAGNILSGQLVSRIGRYKGLMLGSLVVLMVGFTVMGFTLTPTSTQTEVTVKMVLVGVGLGPSIPLYTLAIQNAVSPQRIGVATAMATFFRQLGMTLGVALLGAVFATTLSHQLGTRVASATEGLPPKLRAELASAVPGVGGSEAGPAQSAFQAEKVKERVRAELEAERQALQRPGVQRIEPRGTTAREQRAKEAAPSDASGREQSSALSDVDAKEQRALEAVDRTALALKESFTRAVEAVYRCAIFVALLAFLVTLRLPEQPLQRGRARAPAHTE